The genomic region AAGGCAGATGACCCGGCCCGCCCTCTCGTAAAATGCCGAGAGCCGGGTTGCAAGATATGCAGGGTACCCTTCCTCGCCCGGCATCTCCTCGAGACGGCCCGAGACCTCTCGTAACGCCTCACCCCACCGGGAGGTCGAGTCCGCGAGAAGCGCCACATCGTACCCCATGTCCCGGAAGTACTCTGCAATGGTTATGCCGGTATAGATCGAGGCCTCGCGGGCTGCAACCGGCATGTTCGAGGTGTTGGCAATCAGGATCGTCCGCTGGATCAGCGGGAGTTTTGTCCGGGGATCGATGAGCTCGGGGAACTCCTCGAGCACATCCGTCATCTCGTTGCCCCGCTCCCCGCACCCGATGTAGACCACGATCTGGGTATCCGACCACTTGGCGAGCGTCTGCTCGGAGACCGTCTTTCCTGTTCCAAAACCGCCGGGGATCATCGCCGTGCCTCCTTTCGTTACCGGGAACATGCAGTCGAAGACCCGCTGGCCGGTGATGAGCGGCAGCAGCGGATCCAGCTTCTTCCGGTGGGGCCGTGGAATCCGCACCGGCCAGGACTGCATCATGGGAAGCCGGACCTTGTTGTCGAGGACGCAGACAATCTCTTCAACGGTGAACGATCCTTCCCGGATCCCAGTTACGGTCCCGGAGACCTTCGGAGGAACGAGCACCCGGTGCTCGAACTGGAACTCGGCAACGGTGCCGATCACGTCCCCCGGCCCGAGTTTGTCGCCGTTCTTCACGGTCGGGACAAACGCCCACTTCCTGGACCGGTCAAGCCCGGGCGCAAAGATGCCGCGGCCGATGAAGTTCCCGCTTTTTTCAAGGAGGACCGGCAGCGGGCGCTGCACGCCGTCATAGATCGAGGAGAGAAGACCCGGGCCGAGTTCAACCGAGAGCGGGGTCTCGGTATTCTCAACCCTCTCGCCAAGCATGAGACCGGTCGTATCCTCGTACACCTGGATGACCGCGTCATCTCCCTCGAGCCGGATGATCTCGCCGCGGAGTGCCTCTGATCCGACTTTCACCACGTCGTACATCTTGGACCCTTTCATGCCCTTGGCGATAATCACCGGGCCCGAGATCCGCAAAATTGTTCCCGTAATCATACCATCACCTCTTCAGGACGATGTTGTACCCGATCGCTTTTTTCAGAAGGCGCTCGATGTAAGTCCGCCGGTCCAGCTCCTTGGATTTCGAGGGAATCGGGATGATGAGCGGGCGATGCATCTTCTCGATCCGGTCCATCAGTTTCTCGTCAAGCGAGAGCATGTACTCCTCGTTCACTGCCACGATGCCGATATCATCCTGGTGCAGCAGGGGGGGAATCACCACCCGGGCCTCCTCCACGTCACCTGCTTCAAAGACCTCCGCCCCGGCAAGCCGGAACCCGGAGGCCCGGTCGCTGTCCGTGACGATAACGAACTTATACATACACCAGCTCCTCTCTCAGGGACTCCACGGGGAAATCCGCGGTCTTGCACCGGGAGATGACCCGGATGTTGGTGATCTCGTTGTATTTTGCCCAGAAGTACCCGATGAGCGAAGCAACGCTTAGGGGATCCGAAAGGAAGGCTTTCGTTCCCTGCCGGACCAGGTACCGTTCCAGTTCTTTTTCTATGACCGAGATCTTCTGGGTCCGCAGGGCGGTTTCCGGAATTCCCGAAAGGAAACGGTACCGCGTCTGTCCCAGTTCCAGAAGGACGTCATCGATGGTATGCAGGGTGAGAAGATGCCTGAGTTTCTTTACATCGAACTCCTGCCCCCCGTCAAGCAGGAATTTTGTTGCTTCCTCAGGAGTGACATGATCCCGGATCATCCGCAACACCGTCTTGATGTTCACCACATCGACCTCCAGCGAGAGGATGTTTTTGATCATCGCGTTGTTCTTCCCGGGTCTGCTGACGGCACGAAGGGCTTCCGCGTAATAATACCGGTCAAGGGCACACTCGAGCATGCCCAGATCCCCGCTCTTTGCAAAATCCGGAAATGCCGTAGTGAGAGGGTTTGCCCACGGGATCCTCCACGTGGCGAGCAGATCGATCACCGCTTTTGTGTCCTGCTGGCGCACGAGCTCGGTCAAGGTCGCCTCGTCCATTTCGCCTGCCGGGACGATGCAGTCAAGGATCTCCTCATTGGTCACGTGGATGTTCTTTCCGCGGAGAATGGTCTTGATGTTCTGGATGTCCCAGCGGTGGAGAAAGATGCTGATGTACTGTTCTGCTTCCTCTTTCTTGGCAAAATCGAGGATCTTCCGGAATGTCCGGACAAAATTGCTGCGCAGGGCGTGCTCTATGCAGGGCATGCCGGTGTACCTGCCCCGGGCCTCGACAATATCGTCGTGGTAGGGGGTCTTCTCCAGCTCGTTTACAAGAGACTCAAGATCCGGCTGGAGGATCAGATTGTCGAGCATATGGTGGTCCAGGAGCCTGCTCTTCATCCCCCGCATCCGGGCATTGATATACCCCCAGTCCATCTCAGCCTCCAAAGAGAATGGCGTAGATCTCCTGCCGCTTGAGCTCCTCGATTCGATCGAGACGGGACTCGACTGTGTTGGAGATCACAACGAGTCCATCCGGGGAACTGGCCACGAGCCCGCCGGCGCAGGTGATATCCGGGAGGATTTCGCACCGGATGCCGAGCGAGGCAAGGGTCTTTGTGCAGAGTTCAAGGTCACGCGGGTCGATATGGATCCGGAACGGGGTCTTTTCCATGGTGCCTGTCACTTCCAGGAGAAGCCGTTCAAATATTGCGGGGTAGTTCCCATCCTCGCGGATCCGGGCAAGCGCCTTTCCCGCTTCATCGAATGTGGCAAGGAATACCTCTTCCCGGCGCCGGAGGGACGCTTCCTTGATCGCCCCTTTGGTCAGGTAGAGCTGCTTGTTCCGTTCTGCGGCAGCAGACTTTTCCGCTTCCTGTATGGCGCGGTTCTGGAGATCCTCTGCATCCCTCCGGGCATTGGCCCGGATCTCGTCTGCAAGGCTCTTTCCCCGTTCCCGGAGCTCCCGCTCCCGTTCCTGGGCGCTCTCCTCCACAGAATTCAAGAGACTTTCATAGGCCATGACTTCACCGTCCCGCAGCTCATCTCCGGACAGGCAACGCCGCTGACTGCCAGCCAGGGGTTCCCGGTCTTCCCGGCCCGGGAGGGATCAGGGGAATGCTCTCCGGGGAACACAAATGTCTGACCGGCTGCCGTCCGTGCTGCCCGGGTCACTTCACCATGAGAATGATCATGGCGGCAACAACAAAACCGAGGATGACCAGGGTCTCGGGAATGGCTTCGAGGATGATGATAGACCCCACGGTCTCCGGCCGTTCGGCTATTGCTCCTGCACCGGCCGCACCGATGCGGGACTGCGCCCACCCGGTGCCAATCGCGCCACCGGCAAATGCGATGGCAGCTCCAATCGGAACTTCCCAACCTACCATATCGATTCCTCCCAATGATACAACCTACAGGGTGCAGATATATTAAGGTATTGATAAAGGTACGAATCTTCACTTCTGCGAAGAACAAGTCCGGCCGGCAGAGCCGGGTTGTGAGATCGGCCGCACCTGTAAAAACGGCGGGTTGCGAAAAGCAGAATGTCCTTTTGGGCTGGTTACGGTTTTTCCGGGCTGCGCAGCGAACGGGAGAGGATCCTGTCCATCTCGTCCACGGTTGCACAGGAGAGACATCCATGTGGCAGACCGGCACCAAGGGCAAGAATCGCCTGCAGGTCCTGCCGGGTAAGGGAGGAGAAGGCGTACTGCTCCCATCGCCGGTGATCCAGGCTGCACCAGAGTTCGCCGAGAATAGCCCGGAGACACGCATAATCCGTACCGGAAAAGGAGTGCCAGTCTGCGTCCGGAGCACGCCGTATCTTCTCCAGAGCGGCTTCGACCGCCTGGTCCCGGGAGAGCTGGAACCGCCGCCTCCCGATCGTATCATCGCTGGTTCGGGACATACCGCAGTCGATCGGAAGTATTCCGCTCCGGGTTAATAGAACTATCTTTCAAGGAGAGGGGATCTGGCTCCACGCGGGGAGAGCGGGATCCTCCACCACAACCGGGTCAGCCACAAAGTATATCGTTGCACAGCGGGACTCACTCATCATCCCGAAGAGGGGGTGGAGGAACCTGTATGCCGGATGTAACTCAGGCCGAGGTGGGCAGGCGGCTGTACCATGTCCACCGTGAAAAAACGGTTGAAGGAGCTGCCAAGCTGATGCAGCAGGGGATCGGTGCGGAGTGGAAGACATTCTCTGAAGAGGATGTTTCGCTCCTCCTGCACCTGCTCCAATGCACATGGAATACCATTGACCAGAAGGTATGGGACAAGATCGCGTTTGCGAAAATGTCCGCAGCCGATGTCCGGCAGATCCTCTCACACGGGGAGGGAGTCGCGCCGGGTCATAATCCTCAGCCGGAACAAGTGGAAGCTATCAAGAAGATCCTGCTCAAAAAATCCTGATCCTTTTTTGATTTTCAGCCAGGATTGCACCCTTGCCGGCACGTTTTATCCGCAAAAATGAGCTCTTAAAAAAAGGTGAAAAAATATACTTCGCCGGTACCAGCGTTCTCTGTATTATCTGAGTGTTTTTAAAAAAGAGAGGGCCGGAGCAGGGCTGGCAGATCGCGCCTACCCTTACTCAGTTGCCACCGTAACACAGTCTTCGATCGTGCCGATCCGGGCAACTGCTGCACACATGTCCGGCACGTACGCGAGCGCCTTGCCGCTGTTGACCATGATTGCGGAATACTGCTCCATCACGGGCGAGACCACCATGCAGGTGTCGGCAAAGACCCGGGCCCCGCTCTTCTCAATGGCATCCACGGTCCTCTGATTCTTGTCGATAACCCCCTGAGAAGCAAAGACATAGAAGGGTTTCATCACGAGCTTGCCTTTCAGGAGCCGGGCGATCTCGCCCAGTTCCTCCGGGGAGCAGTGCGGGCAGCCGACAGCAACAGCATCGACCGGCATCTGTTTGAACAGCCGTTCGATCTCTTCCGTCTCGACCGTGATCACTTCGAGCCCGGA from uncultured Methanoregula sp. harbors:
- a CDS encoding V-type ATP synthase subunit A; translation: MITGTILRISGPVIIAKGMKGSKMYDVVKVGSEALRGEIIRLEGDDAVIQVYEDTTGLMLGERVENTETPLSVELGPGLLSSIYDGVQRPLPVLLEKSGNFIGRGIFAPGLDRSRKWAFVPTVKNGDKLGPGDVIGTVAEFQFEHRVLVPPKVSGTVTGIREGSFTVEEIVCVLDNKVRLPMMQSWPVRIPRPHRKKLDPLLPLITGQRVFDCMFPVTKGGTAMIPGGFGTGKTVSEQTLAKWSDTQIVVYIGCGERGNEMTDVLEEFPELIDPRTKLPLIQRTILIANTSNMPVAAREASIYTGITIAEYFRDMGYDVALLADSTSRWGEALREVSGRLEEMPGEEGYPAYLATRLSAFYERAGRVICLGTGERNGSITVVGAVSPPGGDFSEPITQNTLRVVGTFWALDTNLAYRRHFPSVNWIKSYSLYLDSIAEWYSKTIARDWRELREKAMYLLQKEVELQEIVQLVGPDALPDSEKAILEVTRMIREDFLQQSAYSDTDSFCPVEKQYLMLKVIMTFYEQASLAMNRGISLRQIQALPLRATIGRMKEAGETEEVRKIIDEVSSAISRLEVEK
- the ahaC gene encoding ATP synthase A1 subunit C, with the translated sequence MDWGYINARMRGMKSRLLDHHMLDNLILQPDLESLVNELEKTPYHDDIVEARGRYTGMPCIEHALRSNFVRTFRKILDFAKKEEAEQYISIFLHRWDIQNIKTILRGKNIHVTNEEILDCIVPAGEMDEATLTELVRQQDTKAVIDLLATWRIPWANPLTTAFPDFAKSGDLGMLECALDRYYYAEALRAVSRPGKNNAMIKNILSLEVDVVNIKTVLRMIRDHVTPEEATKFLLDGGQEFDVKKLRHLLTLHTIDDVLLELGQTRYRFLSGIPETALRTQKISVIEKELERYLVRQGTKAFLSDPLSVASLIGYFWAKYNEITNIRVISRCKTADFPVESLREELVYV
- a CDS encoding ATPase encodes the protein MVGWEVPIGAAIAFAGGAIGTGWAQSRIGAAGAGAIAERPETVGSIIILEAIPETLVILGFVVAAMIILMVK
- a CDS encoding V-type ATP synthase subunit E, which translates into the protein MAYESLLNSVEESAQERERELRERGKSLADEIRANARRDAEDLQNRAIQEAEKSAAAERNKQLYLTKGAIKEASLRRREEVFLATFDEAGKALARIREDGNYPAIFERLLLEVTGTMEKTPFRIHIDPRDLELCTKTLASLGIRCEILPDITCAGGLVASSPDGLVVISNTVESRLDRIEELKRQEIYAILFGG
- a CDS encoding V-type ATP synthase subunit F, which encodes MYKFVIVTDSDRASGFRLAGAEVFEAGDVEEARVVIPPLLHQDDIGIVAVNEEYMLSLDEKLMDRIEKMHRPLIIPIPSKSKELDRRTYIERLLKKAIGYNIVLKR